A section of the Paenibacillus aurantius genome encodes:
- a CDS encoding LysR family transcriptional regulator — protein MNINQLETLLMISKTMSFRKAGEFLNLTQPAVSAQIKSLEDEFQTVLVDRNQPVTLTDSGRVFLEHAQRILQVVEEMKQRLSDLENTPQGHINLGTTTSIAMQILPRVLSYFQNQYPLIKTSIYSMPSSQIMTSVENGNVDIGIAYLSDRTPGLETSVLYYDNFELVVSPSHPLARNSHATMEDLRHIPFIMLSPDTAGRRFVDQLFRRWNITPMIVMELSSSEEVKRMVELNLGAAIISKLSIANETRLGTLRMLPVNELDISHPVGVIYKSGRYLSSAMQQFLSDLKGMPETQFLGSE, from the coding sequence ATGAACATCAATCAATTGGAAACCTTATTAATGATTTCCAAAACGATGAGCTTTCGCAAGGCGGGAGAATTTCTTAACCTGACCCAGCCGGCGGTATCCGCACAAATCAAGAGCCTGGAGGATGAATTCCAAACCGTCCTCGTCGACCGGAACCAGCCGGTTACTTTAACGGACAGCGGACGCGTCTTTCTCGAGCATGCCCAGCGGATTCTTCAGGTGGTGGAGGAGATGAAGCAGCGGCTGTCCGATCTCGAGAACACGCCGCAGGGGCATATCAATCTGGGGACCACGACGTCGATCGCCATGCAGATTCTGCCCCGGGTGCTTTCTTATTTTCAGAATCAGTATCCCCTGATCAAGACGAGCATCTATTCCATGCCCTCCTCGCAGATCATGACAAGCGTGGAGAACGGGAATGTCGACATCGGCATCGCTTACCTGTCCGACCGGACCCCCGGCCTGGAAACGTCCGTCCTGTATTATGACAATTTCGAGCTGGTGGTCTCGCCTTCCCATCCGCTTGCGCGGAACAGCCATGCCACGATGGAAGACTTGAGGCACATCCCGTTCATTATGCTTTCTCCGGACACGGCCGGCCGCCGGTTCGTCGATCAGCTGTTCCGCCGCTGGAACATTACCCCTATGATTGTGATGGAGCTGTCGAGCAGCGAGGAAGTGAAGCGGATGGTAGAGCTTAATCTGGGGGCCGCCATCATCTCGAAGCTCTCCATCGCGAACGAAACGAGGCTGGGCACCCTGCGGATGCTTCCGGTCAACGAGCTCGACATCAGTCACCCGGTCGGGGTCATCTACAAATCCGGCCGCTACCTGAGCTCGGCCATGCAGCAGTTTCTAAGCGACCTGAAGGGCATGCCCGAAACCCAGTTCCTCGGCTCGGAATAA
- a CDS encoding Hsp20/alpha crystallin family protein has protein sequence MKSWRYAGEKGVPMDTEKFNKWMEMAKTVTGGKFWTEVFDNPLAEEFLFEEAPSPNRNGPPPAGYPCADIAETAQEILVLVDLPGVRKEDIQLSLNSGQLHLKGIVRTGLPGEALHLSERRRGEFERSFVMPRRIEGVCGPVKAALQEGLLIVRIPVADPPHTRIPIE, from the coding sequence GTGAAATCCTGGCGTTATGCGGGAGAGAAGGGGGTACCGATGGATACGGAGAAGTTCAACAAATGGATGGAAATGGCCAAAACGGTTACCGGCGGAAAGTTCTGGACCGAAGTGTTCGACAACCCGCTTGCCGAAGAATTCCTCTTCGAGGAGGCGCCTTCCCCCAACCGGAACGGCCCCCCGCCGGCTGGTTACCCTTGCGCCGATATAGCGGAGACCGCCCAGGAAATTCTCGTGCTGGTGGACCTGCCCGGCGTCCGGAAGGAGGATATTCAGCTGTCGCTGAACAGCGGGCAGCTCCACCTGAAGGGCATCGTCCGGACAGGGCTGCCGGGTGAAGCCCTCCATTTGTCGGAGCGCCGACGCGGAGAATTTGAGCGCTCCTTCGTCATGCCCCGGCGGATCGAGGGCGTCTGCGGACCGGTCAAGGCGGCTTTGCAGGAAGGGCTGCTTATCGTGCGCATTCCGGTGGCCGACCCCCCGCACACCCGGATTCCGATTGAATAA
- a CDS encoding S1C family serine protease — protein MEKKERDNGKHWGSWLAAMLLSAVVGAVAALGAVQMNGFPAEAASAKIVQAGDPTVRAQPAQAAQAEQGNISDRIIEAAKAVKPAIVVVVNYVSGGSGLKAQGEGSGIIYDKQGYIVTNNHVVEGAAKLEVLLPNGRNTEAKLIGRDPYSDLAVLQIPAADVTGVAELGDSDKLQVGEPAIAIGNPLGQAFNQSVTVGVISGTKRMMPVTDEATGQFLNEQAVLQTDAAINPGNSGGALCNIEGKVIGVNSSKIATEGVEGMGFAIPINEARQIIDQLMKNGKVSYPALGIQAGDLQKLTASYGIQAPVNYGVVVAAVLSPEAKQAGLEKGDIVTSMDNVKITDSVALHAELFKHKIGDSVALKVYKPDGSERTLNVTLTALPAPSR, from the coding sequence ATGGAGAAGAAGGAACGGGATAACGGGAAGCATTGGGGCTCCTGGCTGGCGGCCATGCTGCTGTCCGCCGTCGTGGGGGCGGTGGCCGCACTCGGAGCGGTTCAGATGAACGGCTTTCCTGCCGAAGCCGCATCCGCCAAAATCGTCCAAGCCGGTGATCCGACGGTCCGGGCACAGCCTGCCCAAGCTGCCCAAGCTGAACAGGGGAATATCAGTGACAGGATTATCGAAGCGGCCAAGGCCGTCAAGCCCGCTATCGTAGTGGTCGTGAATTACGTGTCCGGCGGCTCGGGCCTTAAGGCCCAGGGAGAAGGCTCTGGAATTATATACGACAAACAGGGCTACATCGTAACCAATAACCATGTCGTGGAGGGAGCCGCGAAGCTTGAGGTGCTTCTGCCGAACGGCAGGAACACCGAAGCGAAGCTGATCGGGCGGGATCCGTACAGCGACTTGGCCGTTCTGCAAATTCCGGCGGCCGACGTGACGGGAGTGGCGGAGCTGGGCGATTCGGACAAGCTTCAGGTCGGCGAACCGGCCATCGCCATCGGGAATCCCCTGGGGCAAGCGTTCAACCAATCGGTGACCGTCGGCGTGATCAGCGGCACCAAGCGGATGATGCCGGTGACCGATGAGGCCACGGGGCAATTCCTGAACGAGCAGGCCGTTCTGCAGACGGATGCCGCCATCAATCCCGGGAACAGCGGCGGGGCTCTATGCAATATCGAAGGCAAGGTGATCGGAGTTAACAGCTCCAAGATTGCCACTGAAGGAGTGGAAGGGATGGGCTTCGCCATTCCCATTAACGAAGCCCGTCAAATCATCGACCAGCTGATGAAGAACGGCAAAGTCAGCTACCCGGCACTCGGGATTCAGGCAGGGGACCTGCAGAAGCTGACGGCTTCTTACGGCATCCAGGCTCCCGTGAATTACGGAGTCGTCGTGGCCGCGGTGCTGTCGCCGGAAGCCAAGCAGGCCGGTCTGGAGAAAGGGGATATCGTTACCTCCATGGATAATGTCAAAATCACCGATTCGGTTGCCCTGCATGCCGAGCTGTTCAAGCACAAGATCGGGGATTCCGTTGCTCTGAAGGTGTACAAGCCGGATGGAAGCGAACGCACGCTTAACGTAACCTTGACGGCTCTTCCGGCTCCTTCCCGATAA
- a CDS encoding TrkA C-terminal domain-containing protein, which translates to MQEMASYKSIALDIAQRIVSGEFPVQSKISGRSLLASQYRVSPETIRKAMSLLKEESIVSVSQGKEITILSEQNAYDYINRNQYLKSVYSLKQDIQMLLHEKHEIDRKFEKLLNEIIHASDRLQNLKPYHPMEVKVAPHSFAVGQTIANLQFWQNTGATIVALRRGTSVSISPGPHVILQPDDVLVVVGDGPVQARAEQFLNQQHAEDEEG; encoded by the coding sequence ATGCAGGAAATGGCCAGCTATAAGTCCATAGCCTTGGATATAGCCCAACGTATAGTCAGCGGGGAGTTCCCCGTTCAGAGCAAAATTTCCGGCCGGTCCCTGCTCGCGAGCCAGTACCGGGTTTCCCCCGAGACCATCCGCAAAGCCATGAGTCTGCTGAAGGAAGAGTCGATCGTATCCGTCTCGCAGGGCAAAGAGATTACCATCCTCTCGGAACAGAATGCTTATGATTACATCAACCGCAACCAATACTTGAAGTCGGTCTACTCTCTGAAGCAGGATATCCAGATGCTGCTGCACGAGAAGCATGAGATCGACCGCAAATTCGAGAAGCTCCTTAACGAAATCATTCACGCCTCGGACCGGCTGCAGAACCTGAAGCCCTATCACCCGATGGAGGTGAAGGTGGCGCCTCATTCCTTTGCCGTGGGGCAGACCATTGCCAACCTGCAATTCTGGCAGAACACCGGGGCGACCATCGTGGCGCTGCGCCGCGGGACGAGCGTATCCATTTCCCCCGGCCCTCACGTTATCCTGCAGCCGGACGATGTGCTGGTGGTGGTGGGAGACGGGCCGGTTCAAGCGAGAGCCGAGCAATTCCTCAATCAGCAGCATGCGGAAGATGAAGAAGGATAG
- a CDS encoding betaine/proline/choline family ABC transporter ATP-binding protein — protein MITFEGVSKTYPDGFRAVKSMDFTIEEGEFIVFIGPSGCGKTTTMKMINRLIPYTEGTIRIKGKDITGENPVELRRNIGYVIQQVGLFPHYTIEQNISLVPELKGWSAAKRKERACELLELIGLDPDTFASRYPRELSGGQQQRVGVARALAADPEIVLMDEPFGALDPITREQLQDELLRLQKTVRKTIVFVTHDMDEALKLADRIAILKNGEVVQFDTPEKLLREPAHGFVEEFIGRNRIYQNPDFITVNEIMRENPVTALASLSPARALSLMRKRRTDTLLVGDEQAKLVGIVSAYDLQAKLEQIQTIEEVCVPAQSVLPVSGTAKDALLAITDAKFGILPVVDENNRIAGIVTRSSLLTVFADQWAGGKEVI, from the coding sequence ATGATTACCTTTGAAGGAGTGAGCAAGACCTATCCCGACGGCTTTCGGGCCGTGAAATCGATGGATTTCACGATTGAGGAAGGCGAGTTTATCGTGTTCATCGGACCGAGCGGCTGCGGGAAAACAACCACTATGAAAATGATCAACCGGCTGATTCCCTACACCGAGGGAACCATCCGGATCAAAGGCAAAGACATTACCGGGGAAAACCCTGTGGAGCTGCGCCGCAATATCGGCTATGTCATCCAGCAGGTAGGACTTTTTCCCCATTACACGATTGAGCAGAACATCTCCCTTGTTCCCGAGCTGAAGGGATGGAGCGCCGCGAAGCGCAAAGAGCGGGCGTGCGAGCTGTTGGAGCTGATCGGCCTCGACCCGGACACCTTCGCTTCCCGCTATCCCCGCGAGCTTTCCGGCGGGCAGCAGCAGAGGGTAGGGGTGGCCCGGGCTCTGGCCGCCGATCCTGAGATCGTCCTCATGGACGAGCCCTTCGGGGCGCTCGATCCCATTACGCGGGAACAGCTTCAGGACGAACTGCTTCGTCTGCAGAAAACGGTCCGCAAGACGATTGTGTTCGTCACCCACGACATGGACGAGGCGCTGAAGCTGGCCGACCGGATCGCCATCCTGAAGAATGGAGAGGTCGTTCAGTTCGATACGCCGGAGAAGCTGCTCCGGGAGCCGGCGCACGGCTTCGTGGAGGAGTTTATCGGCCGCAACCGGATTTACCAGAATCCCGACTTTATCACCGTTAATGAAATCATGCGGGAAAATCCGGTCACGGCCCTCGCTTCGCTTTCTCCGGCCCGGGCGCTGTCCCTCATGCGCAAGCGGCGGACGGATACGCTTCTGGTCGGCGACGAGCAGGCGAAGCTGGTCGGCATCGTTTCCGCCTATGACCTGCAGGCGAAGCTGGAGCAGATCCAAACGATCGAAGAAGTGTGCGTGCCGGCCCAATCGGTGCTGCCGGTCAGCGGAACGGCGAAGGACGCGCTTCTGGCCATTACCGACGCCAAGTTCGGCATCCTTCCGGTCGTGGACGAGAACAACCGGATAGCGGGGATCGTGACCCGGTCGAGCCTCTTGACGGTTTTTGCGGACCAATGGGCAGGAGGGAAGGAAGTTATATGA
- a CDS encoding ABC transporter permease, protein MNDSLWRQVINQFSMRGEDLLAATGQHIQLVLISMAIAIVVSIPLGIAITRFPFLKTWVLGGAGILQTIPSIALLGFMIPIFGIGMKTAIAALFLYSLLPIIRNTYAGIKDVDRSIIESAWGMGLTNGQILFKVELPLALSVIMAGIRTAAVINVGTATLAAFIGAGGLGDFIFLGITRNIDALVLIGALPAAILALVLDFLLGYLERLTTPKGLRNH, encoded by the coding sequence ATGAACGACAGCTTATGGAGACAAGTCATTAATCAATTCAGCATGCGGGGGGAAGACCTCCTGGCCGCCACCGGGCAGCACATTCAGCTTGTCCTGATCTCGATGGCCATCGCCATTGTGGTGAGCATTCCGCTCGGCATCGCGATTACCCGGTTCCCGTTTCTTAAGACCTGGGTATTGGGCGGAGCGGGGATTCTTCAGACGATTCCGAGTATTGCCTTGCTCGGCTTCATGATTCCTATTTTCGGAATCGGCATGAAGACCGCTATCGCGGCTCTGTTCCTTTATTCGCTTCTCCCGATCATACGCAACACCTACGCCGGGATTAAGGACGTCGATCGTTCCATTATCGAGTCTGCTTGGGGCATGGGTTTGACCAATGGTCAGATTCTCTTCAAGGTCGAGCTTCCGCTTGCCCTGTCCGTCATCATGGCGGGAATCCGCACGGCAGCCGTCATCAACGTCGGAACGGCTACGCTTGCGGCCTTTATCGGGGCGGGAGGCCTCGGGGATTTTATCTTTCTCGGCATTACCCGCAACATTGACGCCCTGGTTCTGATCGGAGCTCTGCCGGCCGCCATCCTGGCGCTGGTGCTCGATTTTCTGCTGGGGTATCTGGAGCGCTTGACGACTCCGAAAGGCTTACGAAACCACTAA
- a CDS encoding ABC transporter substrate-binding protein, whose product MKKWPIVGLTLAVSASLAGCSSGSSKESITIGSKNFTENILVAHMMADVIEQETDLKVERKVNLGGTNVAWKALQNNDIQLYPEYTGTIVANFYQQKTGTSEETLAKAKELLKKDKIQFTNKLGFNNTYTLAVTQETADKYKLKSFSDLVKVAGSLTLGSEFEFIDRPDGYPGLQKTYGMNFKEATGMDRGIMYRSLTDQKVDVIDAYSTDGQIKVNNLVVLKDDKSFFPPYDAGPVVRDDVLEKYPKLKDALAKLEGQVSEKDMQDLNAKVDSEGLKAEKVAEEFLKEKGILK is encoded by the coding sequence ATGAAAAAATGGCCAATAGTTGGTTTGACACTGGCGGTATCCGCCTCTCTGGCAGGCTGCAGCTCCGGCAGCAGCAAGGAAAGCATCACGATCGGCTCCAAAAACTTCACCGAAAACATTCTCGTGGCCCATATGATGGCCGATGTCATCGAGCAGGAAACGGACCTGAAGGTAGAGAGAAAGGTTAACCTCGGCGGCACGAACGTGGCCTGGAAGGCGCTGCAGAACAACGATATCCAGCTGTACCCGGAGTATACGGGAACCATCGTGGCTAACTTCTACCAGCAGAAGACCGGGACCTCGGAGGAGACGCTGGCCAAAGCGAAGGAACTGCTGAAGAAGGACAAAATCCAATTTACGAACAAGCTCGGCTTCAATAACACGTACACCCTGGCGGTGACGCAGGAGACGGCCGACAAATACAAGCTGAAGAGCTTCAGCGATCTGGTGAAGGTGGCGGGTTCTCTCACGCTTGGCTCCGAGTTCGAATTCATTGACCGTCCGGACGGCTATCCCGGCCTTCAGAAGACGTACGGCATGAATTTTAAGGAAGCAACCGGGATGGACCGCGGAATTATGTACCGTTCCCTCACGGACCAAAAGGTGGATGTCATTGACGCTTACTCGACCGACGGGCAGATCAAGGTTAACAACCTGGTTGTGCTGAAAGACGACAAGTCCTTCTTCCCGCCGTACGATGCGGGTCCCGTGGTGAGGGACGATGTGCTTGAGAAGTATCCGAAGCTTAAGGATGCGCTGGCTAAGCTCGAAGGACAAGTGAGCGAGAAGGACATGCAGGACTTGAACGCGAAGGTCGACTCGGAAGGCTTGAAGGCGGAGAAGGTAGCGGAGGAATTTCTGAAAGAAAAGGGCATTCTTAAGTAA
- a CDS encoding response regulator transcription factor codes for MAHLLLVDDDPNIVRITKLYLERSGYGVDTSLNGREALALSETNRYDLILLDLMLPGMDGREICRRIRQSSSVPVIMLTARGEVHDRIEGLQLGADDYLVKPFDPNELVARVEAVLRRTRPSRDEARGDRYRFGNLEVDGQAASVKVQGETVALTRKEYELLLLLVKHPNRVFPREDLVVRIWGEDYEGEDRVVDLNVQRLRSKLGGSAQGWQIATVWGMGYRFEGSAT; via the coding sequence GTGGCGCACTTGCTGCTTGTGGACGACGATCCTAACATTGTACGGATAACAAAGCTCTACTTGGAAAGAAGCGGATATGGGGTCGATACGAGCCTGAACGGAAGGGAAGCTCTGGCGCTCTCGGAAACGAACCGCTACGACCTCATCCTGCTTGATTTGATGCTGCCCGGTATGGACGGCCGGGAAATTTGCCGGAGAATCCGGCAAAGCTCGTCTGTCCCCGTCATCATGCTGACGGCGCGGGGAGAGGTCCACGACCGTATAGAAGGGCTGCAGCTGGGAGCCGACGATTACCTGGTTAAGCCGTTCGATCCTAATGAGCTGGTGGCCCGGGTGGAAGCCGTTCTCCGGCGGACCCGGCCTTCGCGGGATGAAGCAAGGGGGGACCGGTACCGGTTCGGCAATCTCGAGGTAGACGGGCAGGCCGCTTCGGTCAAGGTGCAGGGCGAGACCGTCGCGCTGACCCGCAAGGAGTATGAGCTTCTTCTTTTGCTGGTGAAGCACCCCAACCGGGTCTTCCCGAGAGAGGATTTGGTGGTACGGATCTGGGGCGAAGACTATGAAGGCGAAGACCGGGTGGTCGATCTGAACGTGCAGCGCCTGCGAAGCAAGCTGGGCGGATCGGCACAGGGCTGGCAGATTGCCACCGTATGGGGAATGGGCTACCGGTTCGAGGGGAGTGCGACGTGA
- a CDS encoding sensor histidine kinase translates to MNSLFRKWLTVYLALLLVTIVGLSATIGFFLERDVYRESRKTLEAQALAVEDLFLQWSQGSLTIVEFTKGLKTMEKTTDVRTSLMGKRLNFMKGDLLSIGEQPAVGRWVKQVMEGSRISRTAPFQDNAGENMMILGFPLQRGGETVAAAFVYRPVSSMTSLVNRINRILLLVSLGMAVPAALVLFYVSRRFVGPIIAMRGAAARIAEGEFTKRVQPAGKDELGDLARSFNEMAEKLERVEAGRRRFLSEISHELRTPLTTVRASLQGLEDGILTPAEEKEFTGIALKETRRMSQLIDDLLQLSSFEESRVELNRKPVCLARLVEETAAQMRKTYQERGIELVVERNGAGQGTAISADEDRLRQVLLNLFDNAAKHNPAGTRVAVGLEEGPESCRITVRDNGPGIPPEAVGRLFERLYKADASRHTPGAGLGLTIARHIVELHGGRIGVESELGRGTAFTVLLPVTPVTPVTPVK, encoded by the coding sequence GTGAACTCCCTTTTCCGCAAATGGCTGACGGTTTATTTGGCCCTGCTGCTCGTGACGATCGTGGGCTTGTCGGCTACCATCGGTTTCTTTCTGGAAAGGGACGTTTATAGAGAAAGCCGGAAGACCCTGGAGGCGCAGGCGTTGGCCGTGGAAGACCTGTTTCTTCAGTGGAGCCAGGGCAGCCTGACGATCGTGGAGTTTACCAAGGGGCTTAAAACGATGGAGAAAACGACCGATGTCCGGACGAGCCTCATGGGCAAGCGTTTGAATTTCATGAAGGGCGACCTGCTGAGCATCGGCGAGCAGCCCGCGGTGGGGCGCTGGGTCAAGCAGGTGATGGAGGGCAGCCGCATAAGCCGCACCGCTCCCTTCCAGGACAATGCCGGAGAGAACATGATGATTCTCGGCTTCCCCCTGCAGCGCGGCGGAGAAACGGTGGCCGCGGCCTTCGTCTACCGTCCGGTCAGCTCCATGACCTCTCTCGTCAACCGGATCAACCGGATTCTGCTGCTCGTTTCGCTCGGGATGGCCGTGCCGGCCGCGCTCGTCTTGTTTTACGTTTCCCGGCGGTTCGTCGGCCCCATTATCGCCATGCGGGGAGCGGCTGCCCGGATCGCCGAGGGCGAGTTCACGAAACGCGTCCAGCCGGCCGGCAAGGACGAGCTGGGCGATCTAGCCCGCTCCTTCAACGAGATGGCGGAGAAGCTGGAGCGGGTGGAAGCGGGGAGGAGAAGGTTTCTTTCGGAGATCAGTCACGAGCTGCGGACTCCGTTGACCACGGTTCGGGCCTCGCTGCAAGGACTTGAGGACGGGATCCTTACTCCGGCCGAGGAGAAGGAATTCACGGGCATCGCCCTGAAGGAAACCCGCCGGATGAGCCAGCTGATCGACGATCTGCTGCAGCTTTCCTCGTTCGAGGAAAGCCGGGTCGAGCTGAACCGGAAGCCCGTCTGCCTGGCCCGGCTGGTCGAGGAAACGGCGGCGCAGATGAGGAAGACGTATCAGGAGCGCGGGATTGAGCTCGTTGTGGAACGGAACGGCGCCGGGCAGGGGACGGCCATTTCGGCGGATGAGGATCGGCTAAGGCAGGTTCTGCTCAATCTGTTCGACAACGCGGCCAAGCACAATCCTGCTGGAACCCGGGTCGCGGTCGGCTTGGAGGAAGGGCCGGAATCTTGCCGGATCACGGTGCGGGATAACGGCCCGGGGATTCCGCCGGAAGCCGTCGGCCGTCTGTTTGAACGCTTGTATAAGGCGGACGCCAGCCGGCATACGCCGGGGGCGGGCCTCGGCCTAACCATTGCCCGTCACATTGTGGAGCTTCACGGAGGAAGGATCGGCGTGGAATCAGAGCTCGGGCGGGGGACGGCCTTTACCGTCCTTCTTCCGGTAACGCCGGTAACACCGGTAACCCCGGTAAAGTGA
- a CDS encoding MDR family MFS transporter, whose product MVTKQTNTRLTVIGLMLALLLASLDQTIVSTAMPTIIKKFGGLDKFVWVFSAYLIANVTGMPIFGKLSDMYGRKRFFILGLVVFMIGSALCGTAQSMTQLIVYRAIQGIGGGALMPIIFTIVFDIFPPEKRGKMQGLFGAVFGISSVLGPLAGAFFTDYVDWRWIFYINLPLGIVAFLLIQAAYHESVDHRKAVIDWLGTILMVGTVLCLMFGLELGGKTVGGVEYAWTSWPIVSLLAGFVILFGLFLWSQKRAADPIIPLGLFHNRLFSSSMGVSFLYGAVMISGASYIPLFIQGVFGVNATGAGLVLTPMMLGVVASSTVGGRFAGKATYRTIMLVSVVLVTVALFLLGTISIDTKRWIITIYMVLLGLGMGASFPVLSLSALHKVEMRFRGSVNSLNSFFRTIGSAIGVTVFGTLQSHHLQNSLRNAVDPAFAGKIGDGRGLLQEEVQKQIPPEALHKLLGGLADSISFVFQWSVLLGILGFICILFMGRARLEIPAAAGRGAAGEAGPNARPGREPKRT is encoded by the coding sequence ATGGTAACCAAACAGACCAATACCCGGTTAACGGTTATCGGATTGATGCTGGCTCTTCTGCTGGCTTCGTTAGACCAGACGATAGTTTCGACGGCCATGCCAACCATTATCAAGAAGTTCGGCGGGCTCGACAAATTCGTCTGGGTATTCTCGGCTTACCTCATTGCGAATGTGACGGGCATGCCGATCTTCGGAAAACTGTCCGATATGTACGGACGCAAGCGGTTCTTTATCCTTGGCCTCGTCGTCTTCATGATCGGCTCGGCGCTTTGCGGAACGGCTCAATCGATGACCCAGCTCATCGTGTACCGGGCTATTCAGGGGATTGGGGGCGGAGCCCTCATGCCGATCATCTTCACCATCGTCTTCGATATTTTTCCTCCCGAGAAAAGGGGGAAGATGCAGGGGCTGTTCGGAGCGGTATTCGGCATCTCAAGCGTGCTCGGCCCGCTGGCGGGAGCTTTTTTCACCGATTACGTCGATTGGCGCTGGATTTTCTACATCAACCTTCCGTTAGGCATCGTCGCTTTCCTGCTCATTCAAGCGGCTTATCACGAATCGGTCGACCACCGCAAGGCCGTCATCGATTGGCTCGGCACCATTCTTATGGTCGGAACGGTGCTCTGTCTCATGTTCGGCCTGGAGCTCGGAGGCAAAACGGTAGGAGGCGTCGAGTACGCCTGGACCTCCTGGCCCATCGTGAGCCTGCTGGCGGGCTTCGTGATCCTGTTCGGGTTGTTTCTGTGGTCGCAGAAGCGCGCCGCGGATCCGATTATCCCGCTCGGGCTGTTCCATAACCGGCTGTTCTCCTCCAGCATGGGGGTAAGCTTCCTGTACGGGGCGGTCATGATCTCCGGCGCCTCTTACATTCCGCTGTTCATCCAGGGAGTGTTCGGCGTCAATGCGACGGGGGCCGGCCTCGTCCTGACGCCCATGATGCTCGGGGTGGTGGCAAGCAGTACGGTCGGGGGACGGTTCGCAGGGAAAGCCACCTACCGGACGATCATGCTCGTTTCGGTCGTGCTCGTGACGGTTGCTCTGTTCCTGCTCGGAACGATATCGATTGATACGAAGCGGTGGATCATTACGATCTATATGGTTTTGCTCGGACTCGGCATGGGCGCCTCCTTCCCGGTTTTGTCCTTATCCGCTCTTCATAAGGTGGAGATGCGCTTCCGGGGGAGCGTCAATTCCCTCAACTCGTTCTTCCGGACGATCGGCTCCGCCATCGGGGTAACCGTGTTCGGCACCCTTCAGTCCCATCACCTGCAAAATAGCCTTCGAAATGCCGTCGATCCGGCTTTCGCCGGGAAAATCGGGGATGGGAGAGGGCTTCTTCAGGAGGAGGTCCAGAAGCAAATTCCCCCTGAAGCCCTGCATAAGCTGCTCGGCGGACTGGCGGATTCCATCTCCTTCGTCTTCCAATGGTCGGTTCTGCTTGGGATTCTCGGCTTCATCTGCATTCTGTTCATGGGAAGAGCCCGGCTGGAAATACCGGCAGCCGCCGGCCGGGGAGCAGCGGGAGAGGCCGGACCTAACGCCCGTCCGGGACGGGAACCGAAACGGACGTAA
- a CDS encoding PadR family transcriptional regulator, with product MTMKLVILGLLMEGDRHPYEIRQTMKERRMGNYMKIQDGSLYYAIDQLRREERVEAVELVKEPGRPDKTIYRITEAGRELFQELLLAQVEEAGFGIHPLSAALAFAKHGDPELLAEAFERKIGLFRAKAEEMRGLYEEHRLTVPRSVLHLMWGGYERARTELRWLERLAADARAGRLQERGRPLEFVPSSLDGEEPPEEADGL from the coding sequence ATGACGATGAAGCTGGTTATTCTTGGGCTGCTGATGGAGGGGGACCGTCACCCGTACGAGATCCGTCAGACCATGAAGGAACGCCGCATGGGGAACTACATGAAGATCCAGGACGGGTCGCTCTATTACGCCATTGACCAGCTGCGCCGGGAAGAGCGCGTGGAGGCCGTAGAGCTGGTCAAGGAGCCGGGCCGGCCGGACAAAACGATATACCGGATTACGGAGGCGGGCCGGGAGCTCTTTCAGGAGCTGCTGCTCGCCCAGGTGGAGGAGGCCGGCTTCGGCATCCACCCGCTGTCGGCGGCGCTCGCTTTTGCCAAGCACGGCGATCCCGAGCTGCTGGCCGAGGCCTTCGAACGCAAGATCGGCCTCTTCCGGGCGAAGGCGGAGGAGATGCGAGGGCTTTACGAGGAGCACCGGCTGACCGTCCCCCGTTCCGTCCTCCACCTGATGTGGGGAGGCTACGAACGGGCCCGCACGGAGCTGCGTTGGCTGGAGCGGCTGGCCGCCGACGCCCGGGCCGGGAGGCTGCAGGAACGGGGGCGGCCGCTCGAGTTCGTCCCGTCCTCCCTGGACGGAGAGGAGCCGCCGGAAGAGGCGGACGGGCTGTAG